DNA sequence from the Nocardia fluminea genome:
TCCGGCGGCCATCTGAGAGCGTCCGGCGTTGTGGACGCAGACGAACAACACGCTGGGCTTGGTAGTCATGAAACAGTGCCTTTCAGCGGGCCGAGGCCGACGAAGTCTGGATGGTGGGCTCGAACCGTTTGCGCAGCGCCAGGGACACGTAGACCAACCCGACCAGGACCGGGACCTCGATCAGCGGACCGACGACGCCGGCGAGCGCTTGGCCCGAGGTGGCGCCGTAGGTGGCGATCGCTACGGCGATGGCCAGTTCGAAGTTGTTGCCCGCGGCGGTGAACGCCAGCGTGGTGGTGCGTTCGTATCCGAGACCGAGCACCGCACCCAGGGCGTAGCCGCCGCCCCACATGATCGCGAAGTAGGCCAGCAGCGGGATGGCGATGCGGACGACGTCGAGCGGATGGGAGGTGATCTGGTCGCCTTGCAGCGCGAACAGGATCACGATGGTGAACAGCAGCCCGTAGAGCGCCCACGGCCCGATCCTGGGCAGGAACGCCGACTCGTACCAGTCGCGGCCTTTCGCGCGTTCGCCGAGGCGGCGGCTCAGAAACCCGGCCAGTAGGGGGATTCCCAGGAAGATCAGCACCGATTTCGCGATCTGCCATGGGGAGACGTCGATGGTGGTTTGTTCCAGGCCCAGCCAGCCGGGCAGGACCGCGAGGTAGAACCAGCCCAGGACGGCGAACATGACCACCTGGAAGACCGAGTTGAGCGCGACGAGGACGGCGGCGGCTTCGCGGTCGCCGCAGGCCAGGTCGTTCCAGACGATCACCATCGCGATGCAGCGCGCCAGGCCGACGATGATCAGGCCGGTGCGGTACTCGGGCAGGTCGGGCAGGAAGATCCAGGCCAGGGCGAACATCAGCGCGGGACCGAGCACCCAGTTCAGCACGAGCGAACTGGCCAGCAGTTTGCGGTCGCCGGTGACGGAGTCGAGGCGGTCGTAGCGGACCTTCGCCAACACCGGATACATCATGATCAGCAGCCCGATCGCGATCGGCAGCGAGATGCCGTCGATCTCCACGGCGCTCACCGTGTCGCCCAGGCCCGGAATCAGGCGCCCGAGCAGTAGTCCGGCGGCCATCGCCACGCCGATCCAGACCGGCAGGAACCGGTCCAGTGTCGAGAGTTTGCCGACGACGGCCGGGTGGTCGGTGGTGGTGCTCACGCGGTCACCGCTCCGGCCTCGATCGCGAGCACCTCCGACAGCCGTGCCAGCGCGTGCGGGACAACCCGGTAGTACACCCAGGAGGCGCGGCGTTCGCTGGTGAGCAATCCGGCTTCGCGCAGCACCTTCAGGTGGTGCGAGATGGTCGGCTGGGTGACGTCGATTCCGGCCGACAGGTCGCACACACAGGCCTCACCACCCGCTCGGGACGCGATCGCCGAGAGCAGCCGCAGCCGCACCGGGTCGGCGAGGGCCTTGAACAGCACGGCCAGCTCGGCGGCTGTCTCGCCGCTCATCGGCGGGCGGGTGCGGGGTGTGGCCTCACACGAGGGTGAGGCCACACTCAGCGGCAGGTCTTGATTCGACATATGTCGATATTGATCGATATCGAATCAAGAAAGCAAGCGAACATCGAGTGAACTCGCTCGCTCCCAAGCCGGATCAGGTGCAGCAGCTCGCGCCGGAGGCGACGGCCTTCGTCTTGGCATCGGTACCACAGCAGGCACCCTCGGCCTCGGCTTCGGCGGCGGTGCCGCAGCAGACGTCGCCCGCCTCCGCATCGGTGAGGCCGAGTTCTGGTGCGGTGCCGAAGGTTTCGCTGTCGGCCAGCACCGTGTAGACCTCCCACCGCTCGGCGTCCGGACCGGTCACCCACACCTTGTCCTGGGTGGCGAAGCAACACGTGGTCGCGATCTGCTCCTCGGTGAACAGGCCGGCGTCGGAGAGCCGGGCGATCTCGCCGTGGACCTGCTCGGAGGTTTCGACCTCGACCCCGAGGTGGTTGAGGGACCCACCCTGGCCCGCGTTCTCGATCAGCACGAGCTTGAGCGGGGGCTCGGCGATCGCGAAGTTGGCGTAGCCGGGCTTGCGCTTGGCGGGCTCGGCGTCGAAGAGGGTGGAGTAGAACCGCACGGCGGTGTCGAGGTCGTCGACATTGAGGGCCAGCTGGATACGAGACATGATCGAACCTCCACTTGTGTGA
Encoded proteins:
- the arsB gene encoding ACR3 family arsenite efflux transporter, with translation MSTTTDHPAVVGKLSTLDRFLPVWIGVAMAAGLLLGRLIPGLGDTVSAVEIDGISLPIAIGLLIMMYPVLAKVRYDRLDSVTGDRKLLASSLVLNWVLGPALMFALAWIFLPDLPEYRTGLIIVGLARCIAMVIVWNDLACGDREAAAVLVALNSVFQVVMFAVLGWFYLAVLPGWLGLEQTTIDVSPWQIAKSVLIFLGIPLLAGFLSRRLGERAKGRDWYESAFLPRIGPWALYGLLFTIVILFALQGDQITSHPLDVVRIAIPLLAYFAIMWGGGYALGAVLGLGYERTTTLAFTAAGNNFELAIAVAIATYGATSGQALAGVVGPLIEVPVLVGLVYVSLALRKRFEPTIQTSSASAR
- a CDS encoding ArsR/SmtB family transcription factor — encoded protein: MSNQDLPLSVASPSCEATPRTRPPMSGETAAELAVLFKALADPVRLRLLSAIASRAGGEACVCDLSAGIDVTQPTISHHLKVLREAGLLTSERRASWVYYRVVPHALARLSEVLAIEAGAVTA
- a CDS encoding ArsI/CadI family heavy metal resistance metalloenzyme, with the protein product MSRIQLALNVDDLDTAVRFYSTLFDAEPAKRKPGYANFAIAEPPLKLVLIENAGQGGSLNHLGVEVETSEQVHGEIARLSDAGLFTEEQIATTCCFATQDKVWVTGPDAERWEVYTVLADSETFGTAPELGLTDAEAGDVCCGTAAEAEAEGACCGTDAKTKAVASGASCCT